Proteins found in one Venturia canescens isolate UGA chromosome 8, ASM1945775v1, whole genome shotgun sequence genomic segment:
- the LOC122415174 gene encoding histone lysine demethylase PHF8-like isoform X4, with translation MDLQVNYCFCGITYDTEQFMIQCDVCKKWYHGGCVAVKEYMSTDLDKYHCPECETTCGPSIMKVQRNWHRHEYAEPDADGKPVQTGTAVFVRELKSRNFPKADDVVKHVRGQQLTLEYLQNNGFETPIIIDGKDGLDMVVPPPNFSVYDVESYIGGDREMDVIDVTRQSDLRMKLRDFVEYYNDPCRTRVFNVISLEFTNTGLSPMIEAPYIARKLDWVNSVWPRDWPEDSELKLPEVQKYCLMGVKDSFTDFHIDFGGTSVWYHVLHGEKIFYLIKPTPANLQLYQQWMCSAAQSETFFGDQVDACYKCTIKQGQTMMIPTGWIHAVLTPIDSLVFGGNFLHGLNIPMQIQIYELEKKIKTPKKFQYPGFETVNWFAAKKLLKELRELNEEEKKCPAYFLQGIKALLAILKQWNTDKDYNMISRSQIPETVNSQKLLKDMSKEIRHAERYLISLNPPKPERESKRKKKRPINKDFVNYDVVDRMAANTFSTNLKSTASKKAEPTNQEKPQIRPPLKITLPKPPPVPKNNSTRVQKKSTGIMKKKRSLKQGKQSPTVIRFKLGDKEVVRSTNDDVNIHSNFAIDQRVPTTKELTWKQTSVYDFHDGSNESDYDGFTIDENPKRKKSTKTPGNKKVKKIIQAGVDVLSEAPKNGIEELLKASAYALPAGTQRLEVPASATNPTPGQTVPAPPIGIYKLKTASSGRASPSTREAIAGMLSFSAQCYSTTSESPEKSTKSSKSGHEEDEDDQSIENIDKVHQDEDFIYPTLDASDDEEYIFKPRGKRRVDEAWNPKARVGPLLPKTNRPAREGVKKTSVEKGLEAAAAKRAKQATAAKRTYKKQKKEIPVIVEPPPPPPPLPVEELAKPLIGYGSILTSPNRLKDVKAKLAAPIPVERKPRKGMKTAKQRLGKILKLHKMMH, from the exons atggaTTTGCAagttaattattgtttttgcgGTATTACTTACGATACTGAACAGTTTATGATACAATGTGATGTGTGCAAAAAATGGTATCACGGCGG GTGTGTCGCTGTCAAAGAATATATGTCAACAGATTTGGACAAATATCATTGTCCAGAGTGTGAAACTACATGTGGGCCATCCATAA TGAAAGTCCAGAGAAACTGGCATCGTCATGAGTATGCAGAACCCGATGCGGATGGGAAACCAGTTCAGACTGGAACTGCTGTCTTTGTGAGAGAATTAAAATCAAGGAACTTCCCAAAAGCTGATGACGTTGTAAAGCACGTCAGGGGGCAACAATTGACATTGGAATATCTGCAAAATAATGGTTTTGAGACACCCATTATTATCGATGGAAAGGATGGTTTGGATATGGTTGTCCCACCACCCAATTTCAGTGTTTATGACGTGGAAAGTTACATAG GTGGCGACCGTGAAATGGATGTAATAGATGTGACAAGACAGAGTGACTTACGGATGAAATTGCGAGATTTCGTCGAGTATTACAACGATCCTTGCAGAACGCGAGTCTTCAACGTGATAAGTCTTGAATTTACGAATACAGG TCTTTCGCCGATGATCGAGGCACCTTACATAGCGAGAAAGCTCGATTGGGTAAATTCCGTGTGGCCGCGAGATTGGCCCGAAGACAGCGAATTGAAACTGCCCGAAGTTCAAAAGTACTGTCTCATGGGTGTGAAAGATAGCTTTACAGACTTTCACATTGATTTCGGAGGCACCTCGGTGTGGTACCACGTTTTAcatggtgaaaaaattttctatctcATCAAACCGACGCCAGCCAATTTGCAACTTTATCAACAATGGATGTGCAGCGCTGCACAGAGCGAAACTTTCTTCGGGGATCAAGTCGATGCTTGTTACAAATGTACCATTAAACAGGGACAAACCATGATGATCCCAACTGGATGGATCCATGCTGTACTCACACCCATTGACTCCCTCGTTTTTGGAGGGAATTTTCTTCACGGTCTCAACATTCCTATGCAAATTCA aATCTacgaactggaaaaaaaaatcaaaacccccaaaaaatttcaatacccCGGTTTCGAGACAGTAAATTGGTTTGCAGCGAAGAAACTATTGAAGGAGCTTCGTGAATTGaatgaggaggaaaaaaagtgcCCGGCTTATTTCTTGCAAGGCATCAAAGCGTTGCTTGCCATTTTGAAGCAATGGAACACGGATAAGGAT TACAACATGATAAGTCGGAGTCAAATTCCAGAAACGGTGAACagtcaaaaattgttgaaagatATGAGCAAAGAGATAAGACACGCGGAACGTTATTTGATTTCTTTGAACCCACCGAAACCGGAGCGtgaaagtaaaagaaaaaagaagcgaCCGATAAATAAGGATTTTGTTAATTACGACGTCGTTGATCGTATGGCGGCAAACACATTTTCGACGAATCTCAAAAGCACTGCATCGAAAAAAGCGGAGCCTACAAATCAGGAAAAGCCACAAATAAGGCCACCACTCAAAATAACTTTACCGAAACCTCCGCCGGTACCAAAAAACAATTCTACAAGAGTACAGAAAAAATCGACTGGTATTATGAAAAAGAAGAGGTCCCTCAAACAGGGAAAACAAAGTCCGACAGTCATAAGATTTAAACTTGGAGACAAAGAAGTCGTTAGAAGTACCAACGACGACGTTAACATTCATAGTAATTTTGCTATCGATCAGAGAGTCCCTACCACCAAGGAATTGACGTGGAAACAAACTTCCGTTTATGATTTTCACGATGGTAGCAATGAAAGTGATTATGATGGTTTTACCATTGACGAAAAtcctaaaagaaaaaaatctacaaaaacTCCTGGTaataaaaaagtcaaaaaaattatccaaGCTGGAGTCGATGTTCTGAGCGAAGCTCCGAAAAATGGCATCGAAGAACTTTTGAAAGCTTCGGCTTATGCGTTACCTGCAGGTACCCAACGCTTGGAAGTCCC AGCATCAGCAACGAATCCCACGCCAGGACAAACGGTACCAGCACCGCCGATCGG TATTTATAAATTGAAAACGGCCAGTTCTGGCAGGGCATCACCATCGACGAGGGAAGCCATTGCGGGGATGCTGTCCTTCAGTGCACAATGTTATTCCACGACCTCCGAGAGTCCGGAAAAATCAACCAAATCGAGTAAATCTGGACACGAGGAAGATGAGGATGATCAGTCGATAGAAAATATAGACAAAGTCCATCAGGATGAAGATTTTA TTTACCCAACGTTAGACGCTTCAGACGACGAGGAATACATTTTCAAGCCTCGAGGAAAGAGACGAGTGGACGAAGCCTGGAATCCGAAAGCTCGAGTCGGTCCCCTTCTTCCAAAAACGAACAGGCCAGCTCGAGAAGGAGTGAAGAAAACATCAGTGGAGAAAGGACTCGAAGCTGCAGCTGCGAAAAGAGCTAAACAGGCG